TTAATTCAAATTTGAAGACCTATTTATCTTATTTCACGATATGATATCAAAAAAACACTTTAAAATTTTATTCAGTGCAATTTTGTTAATATTCATGGCTTATTCCGTTCAAAGCCAAGATATTCGCCCCAAAGGACTGAAAGTCGGAGAAGCCGCTCCTGATTTTGAAGGAATCAACCAATTTGGTCAAAAAGTCAGTTTGAGTGAAAAACTGAAAGAAGGAAAAGCTGTAGTCTTATTTTACAGAGGCTCTTGGTGCTCGTATTGCAAAAGACAGCTAAGCGATTTGCAAGAATCTCTAAGCGATATCATGGCTAAGGGAGCCGAGGTTATTGCAATCACTCCGGAAAGACAAGAAGGCATCAAAAAGCTTCGCAGCAAATTGGATTTGGGTTTCAATATCCTTCATGACAACAACATGGAAATCATGAGAGCTTACGATGTCAATTATGAATTGCCTGAAAAGCAAAAGGAAAAATTCTTGAAATGGGACATCGACCTTAAAACCATCAATGCTGAAAATGGAGAAAACCTGCCTGTTCCCGCAGTTTACATTGTTGGCCAAGATGGAAAAATCGAATTTAGATTCTTTGATGAAAACTTCCGAAAATGGGTCGATATGGATGATTTGATAGAAAAAATATAATCCAGCAAGCTTTAAAACACAAAAGCCGCATTTTTAGAATGCGGCTTTTCATTTATAGCATATTTACTAATTACATGTGAATAGGTCTCTTATCTGTAGCATCAAGACAAGCTTCTTTGATTGCTTCAGTAAAAGTAGGGTGAGCATGCGACATGCGAGTGATATCTTCTGCCGAAGCTCTGAACTCCATCGCCACTACAG
The Aureibacter tunicatorum DNA segment above includes these coding regions:
- a CDS encoding peroxiredoxin-like family protein — translated: MAYSVQSQDIRPKGLKVGEAAPDFEGINQFGQKVSLSEKLKEGKAVVLFYRGSWCSYCKRQLSDLQESLSDIMAKGAEVIAITPERQEGIKKLRSKLDLGFNILHDNNMEIMRAYDVNYELPEKQKEKFLKWDIDLKTINAENGENLPVPAVYIVGQDGKIEFRFFDENFRKWVDMDDLIEKI